The following proteins are co-located in the Mus caroli chromosome 7, CAROLI_EIJ_v1.1, whole genome shotgun sequence genome:
- the LOC110298252 gene encoding kallikrein 1-related peptidase b1 isoform X2, producing the protein MWFLMLFLALSLGGIDAAPPVQSRVVGGFNCEKNSQPWHVAVYRYNEYICGGVLLDANWVLTAAHCYDENHIQHPQDDYSYDLMLLRLSKPADITDVVKPIALPTEEPKLGSSCLASGWGSITPVKFQYAKDLQCVNLKLLPNEDCEKAHIQKVTDVMLCAGVKGGGKDTCKGDSGGPLICDGVLQGITSWGYNPCGEPKKPGVYTKLIRFTSWIKDTMAKNP; encoded by the exons ATGTGGTTCCTGATGCTGTTCCTAGCCCTGTCCCTAGGAGGGATTG ATGCTGCACCTCCTGTCCAGTCTCGGGTGGTTGGAGGATTTAACTGTGAGAAGAATTCCCAACCCTGGCATGTGGCTGTGTACCGCtacaatgaatatatatgtggGGGTGTCCTGTTGGATGCCAACTGGGTTCTCACAGCTGCCCACTGCTATGACGA GAACCACATCCAACATCCTCAGGATGACTACAGCTATGACCTGATGCTGCTCCGCCTCAGCAAGCCTGCTGACATCACAGATGTTGTGAAGCCCATTGCCCTGCCCACTGAGGAGCCCAAGCTGGGGAGCTCATGCCTAGCCTCAGGCTGGGGAAGCATTACACCCGTCAAGT TCCAATATGCAAAAGATCTCCAGTGTGTGAACCTCAAGCTCCTGCCTAATGAGGACTGTGAAAAAGCCCACATACAGAAAGTCACAGATGTCATGCTGTGTGCAGGAGTGAAGGGTGGAGGCAAAGACACTTGCAAG gGTGACTCAGGAGGCCCACTGATCTGTGATGGTGTTCTCCAAGGTATCACATCATGGGGCTATAACCCATGTGGTGAACCCAAAAAGCCAGGCGTCTACACCAAACTTATTAGGTTCACCTCCTGGATCAAAGACACTATGGCAAAAAACCCCTGA
- the LOC110298252 gene encoding kallikrein 1-related peptidase b1 isoform X1 — MWFLMLFLALSLGGIDAAPPVQSRVVGGFNCEKNSQPWHVAVYRYNEYICGGVLLDANWVLTAAHCYDEKNKVWLGKNNLYQNEPSAQHRLVSKSFLHPGYNMSLHRNHIQHPQDDYSYDLMLLRLSKPADITDVVKPIALPTEEPKLGSSCLASGWGSITPVKFQYAKDLQCVNLKLLPNEDCEKAHIQKVTDVMLCAGVKGGGKDTCKGDSGGPLICDGVLQGITSWGYNPCGEPKKPGVYTKLIRFTSWIKDTMAKNP; from the exons ATGTGGTTCCTGATGCTGTTCCTAGCCCTGTCCCTAGGAGGGATTG ATGCTGCACCTCCTGTCCAGTCTCGGGTGGTTGGAGGATTTAACTGTGAGAAGAATTCCCAACCCTGGCATGTGGCTGTGTACCGCtacaatgaatatatatgtggGGGTGTCCTGTTGGATGCCAACTGGGTTCTCACAGCTGCCCACTGCTATGACGA AAAGAACAAAGTTTGGCTGGGGAAAAACAACCTTTACCAGAATGAACCCTCTGCTCAGCACCGATTAGTCAGCAAAAGCTTCCTTCACCCTGGCTACAACATGAGCCTCCATAGGAACCACATCCAACATCCTCAGGATGACTACAGCTATGACCTGATGCTGCTCCGCCTCAGCAAGCCTGCTGACATCACAGATGTTGTGAAGCCCATTGCCCTGCCCACTGAGGAGCCCAAGCTGGGGAGCTCATGCCTAGCCTCAGGCTGGGGAAGCATTACACCCGTCAAGT TCCAATATGCAAAAGATCTCCAGTGTGTGAACCTCAAGCTCCTGCCTAATGAGGACTGTGAAAAAGCCCACATACAGAAAGTCACAGATGTCATGCTGTGTGCAGGAGTGAAGGGTGGAGGCAAAGACACTTGCAAG gGTGACTCAGGAGGCCCACTGATCTGTGATGGTGTTCTCCAAGGTATCACATCATGGGGCTATAACCCATGTGGTGAACCCAAAAAGCCAGGCGTCTACACCAAACTTATTAGGTTCACCTCCTGGATCAAAGACACTATGGCAAAAAACCCCTGA
- the LOC110298250 gene encoding kallikrein 1-related peptidase b9, which translates to MWFLILFLALSLGGIDAAPPVQSRIVGGFKCEKNSQPWHVAVYRYNEYICGGVLLDANWVLTAAHCYYEENKVSLGKNNLYQDEPSAQHRLVSKSFLHPGYNRSLHRNHIRHPEYDYSNDLMLLRLSKPADITDVVKPIALPTEEPKLGSTCLASGWGSTTPFKFQNAKDLQCVNLKLLPNEDCVKAHIEKVTDVMLCAGDMDGGKDTCKGDSGGPLICDGVLHGITSWGFTPCGEPNVPGVYTKLIKFTSWIKDTMAKNL; encoded by the exons ATGTGGTTCCTGATCCTGTTCCTAGCCCTGTCCCTAGGAGGGATTG ATGCTGCACCTCCTGTCCAGTCTCGTATTGTTGGAGGatttaaatgtgaaaagaatTCCCAACCCTGGCATGTGGCTGTGTACCGCTACAATGAATACATATGTGGGGGTGTCCTGTTGGATGCCAACTGGGTTCTCACAGCTGCCCACTGCTATTACGA AGAGAACAAGGTTTCGCTAGGAAAAAACAACCTATACCAAGATGAACCCTCTGCTCAGCACCGATTAGTCAGCAAAAGCTTCCTTCACCCTGGCTACAACAGGAGCCTCCATAGAAACCACATCCGACACCCTGAGTATGACTACAGCAATGACCTGATGCTGCTCCGCCTCAGCAAGCCTGCTGACATCACAGATGTTGTGAAGCCCATCGCTCTGCCCACTGAGGAGCCCAAGCTGGGGAGCACATGCCTTGCCTCAGGCTGGGGCAGCACTACACCTTTCAAGT TCCAAAATGCAAAAGATCTCCAGTGTGTGAACCTCAAGCTACTTCCTAATGAGGACTGTGTCAAAGCCCACATAGAGAAGGTGACAGATGTCATGCTGTGTGCAGGAGATATGGATGGAGGCAAAGACACTTGCAAG GGAGACTCAGGAGGCCCACTGATCTGTGATGGTGTTCTCCATGGCATCACATCATGGGGCTTTACCCCATGTGGTGAACCTAATGTGCCGGGCGTCTACACCAAACTTATTAAGTTCACCTCCTGGATCAAAGACACTATGGCCAAAAACCTCTGA